A region of Toxorhynchites rutilus septentrionalis strain SRP chromosome 1, ASM2978413v1, whole genome shotgun sequence DNA encodes the following proteins:
- the LOC129770417 gene encoding protein Aster-B-like, with the protein MEDSQNGGQDAMSANSNNSLTVLNSTAVRPSTTTSQPCTSDTLAAPPGAEFSTVPSLCVRNISATSNITDKSDDNLDSCSRSSDSGNLGAAGDCKQEKTIEKSRSQKNLTEQAKKTPWYNAIYPSYKSRTEEFKKLFKEASDDERLIVDYSCAIQKDILIHGRLYVTQNYLCFYSNIIVWETRICIRWKDVTSISKEKTARVIPNAISVCTDNEKHFLTSFTSRDKAYLMLFRVWQNALMDKPINPQELWQWVHTCYGDQLGLTSDDEDYIDPYEKNSESIILTKQSSEELPRELTENSDESNAMMVSKETKPKKVVHQKTSFNADGNLSTPEMLPTDTSDSTESEKEEEFFASVECNSLHSGRQLVHTILPINVDILFELLFSKSKFLTEFHNSRKTTDMIHGEWKVNKDGLKERVVSLTIAITQTIGPRSAQVTETQVMRECSKPGQLYSIDVNAVQGGIPYADSFYVTQHYCMSKTKDDHTVLSVHAQVHYRKNIFGFVRGFIEKNTWVGLEDFYNALLRSLQSEYCIPPAKSKSRRSRKPIPSQHTKVIEEPSQRSVPLPIAAAIGSIKTTNSNAFFSWFVVVLLIILLSINVALYVKLWNLEGENEFLFINSNAFDRKMLKNPPQTHGDWMVLLHEQETKHAKEMVKWQQVLSTVTDLLNKVSSICENIPRNVTDDFNIHANDEL; encoded by the coding sequence ATGGAAGATTCACAAAACGGTGGCCAGGATGCAATGAGTGCTAATAGCAATAACAGCCTAACAGTGCTAAATTCGACTGCAGTCCGCCCCTCCACCACCACTAGTCAACCTTGTACTTCCGATACTCTAGCAGCACCACCGGGAGCAGAGTTCAGTACTGTTCCGAGTCTCTGCGTTCGCAACATATCTGCTACATCTAACATTACCGATAAGTCCGATGATAATCTAGATTCGTGTAGTCGGTCAAGTGATAGTGGAAATTTGGGTGCCGCTGGTGACTGCAAACAGGaaaaaaccatcgaaaaaagtAGATCTCAGAAAAATCTCACCGAACAAGCGAAGAAAACTCCCTGGTACAATGCAATTTATCCCTCCTATAAATCACGTACGGAGGAATTCAAGAAGCTGTTCAAGGAAGCGTCCGACGATGAGCGGTTAATCGTGGACTATTCGTGTGCTATTCAGAAGGACATTTTAATCCACGGTCGGTTGTATGTCACGCAGAACTATCTGTGCTTTTATTCCAACATAATCGTGTGGGAAACTCGCATTTGTATTAGGTGGAAGGACGTCACATCGATTAGCAAAGAGAAAACAGCGCGAGTCATTCCGAACGCTATTTCGGTGTGCACTGATAATGAGAAACATTTTCTCACCTCGTTCACGTCTCGCGATAAGGCATATTTAATGCTGTTTCGAGTGTGGCAGAATGCGTTGATGGACAAACCGATCAATCCGCAGGAACTTTGGCAATGGGTTCACACGTGCTACGGAGATCAACTCGGGCTGACCAGTGACGACGAGGATTATATTGATCCGTACGAGAAAAATTCCGAGAGTATTATCCTGACCAAGCAGTCATCCGAAGAGCTTCCCAGGGAACTGACCGAAAACTCGGACGAATCGAACGCCATGATGGTGTCGAAAGAAACTAAACCGAAGAAAGTGGTTCATCAGAAAACATCCTTCAATGCGGATGGTAATCTCTCAACTCCCGAAATGCTTCCAACGGATACTTCTGATTCAACCGAATCGGAAAAAGAGGAAGAATTTTTCGCGAGTGTCGAATGCAACTCGTTGCATTCGGGGCGACAATTGGTGCATACTATTCTACCCATAAATGTGGATATTTTATTCGAACTATTGTTTTCCAAGTCTAAATTTCTAACCGAGTTTCATAACAGCAGAAAAACAACGGACATGATCCATGGCGAGTGGAAGGTCAACAAGGATGGACTGAAGGAACGCGTCGTTAGCCTAACGATTGCCATTACCCAAACCATCGGTCCGAGAAGCGCACAGGTTACGGAAACTCAGGTGATGAGAGAGTGCAGCAAACCGGGTCAGCTGTATTCCATCGATGTAAACGCGGTCCAGGGAGGCATTCCCTACGCGGACAGTTTCTACGTAACCCAGCACTACTGCATGTCCAAAACGAAAGATGATCACACGGTTCTGTCGGTCCATGCCCAGGTGCATTACCGGAAAAATATATTCGGATTCGTCCGGGGGTTTATCGAGAAGAACACCTGGGTTGGGCTGGAGGATTTTTACAACGCGTTACTTCGCAGCCTGCAGAGCGAATATTGTATTCCGCCAGCGAAAAGTAAAAGCAGGAGATCTCGTAAACCAATTCCGTCACAGCATACCAAAGTTATCGAGGAACCCTCGCAACGAAGTGTGCCACTTCCGATTGCGGCCGCAATCGGCTCGATAAAGACCACGAACTCGAACGCTTTCTTCTCCTGGTTTGTGGTGGTCCTGTTGATCATTTTGCTATCCATAAATGTTGCACTCTACGTCAAACTTTGGAACTTGGAGGGGGAAAACGAATTTCTGTTTATAAATAGCAATGCTTTCGATAGGAAAATGTTAAAGAATCCACCCCAAACGCACGGCGATTGGATGGTTTTGTTGCACGAACAGGAAACGAAACACGCAAAAGAAATGGTCAAATGGCAGCAAGTATTAAGCACGGTTACGGATTTGTTGAATAAAGTTAGCAGTATTTGCGAGAATATTCCAAGAAATGTTACAGATGACTTCAACATTCACGCCAATGATGAAttgtag
- the LOC129773489 gene encoding zinc finger protein 665-like isoform X2 yields MSSIKTFLEVQRLEADSAKSDDVLSDYTSVRLQILLKYLRINPELLRDPVSFPRTLHFIGNDLARSGLSQSSEEVYTALEHWKERIFNSDQASLTIPPDRELKRLLLAIESRLTHSQITLILQHMEVVGSHSQTLWPTIAVEMKALKFPPRPEIYWRWAFEQWCQEARKRFEDDPDGLSSLQQRYIDFLRERNELEQQMAAEENVFDALELIINHCRACLETLKVGNPKVYLFEALGVGTTLADKINVCFGSGIDIEDRLPKYVCGECVAKVDVAYTLKMQIDRTDEELRSLMAEYNRKSNAEQREVEEQVHILEETELPIDSIVVMSEQIQSDEIEFQTVVVDMVDERDGMIYDDDREQQSDSRSVDKDEECSEIMAEGQDYSGEQEEVVIAIKEEDHKFSTDDSSDYPAKSSRKSRNKIVPEIDKKFYRCNLCRTILRTSDLWRAHMDRHASEKEHVCSTCSKQFRSASTLKVHQRTHTNERPYVCDICNKSFAQNTNLVYHLKVHQNIRDFPCDQCPYRARSQNDLNLHQRKHTGVRPYTCGVCQCSFTTSSNLNKHAKRRHMGERKYKCEECGKTFTTKETVQKHMVTHNGTKPYSCPECKVPYSWYNGLQKHMKLIHPGAHIPTEKTLIDEYNEAQKRVDIDAKVE; encoded by the exons ATGAGTAGCATTAAAACGTTTTTGGAAGTGCAACGATTGGAGGCAGATTCTGCTAAG AGTGATGATGTTTTATCAGACTATACATCGGTGCGCCTCCAAATACTCCTCAAATACTTACGAATCAATCCAGAGTTATTGAGAGATCCGGTATCCTTCCCGCGAACGCTACATTTTATTGGTAATGATTTAGCCCGAAGTGGTTTAAGTCAATCAAGTGAAGAAGTTTATACAGCACTGGAACATTGGAAGGAACGCATATTCAACTCCGACCAAGCTAGCTTAACGATCCCGCCGGATCGGGAACTAAAACGACTCCTATTGGCAATTGAATCTCGTTTAACCCACAGCCAGATAACACTCATCCTGCAGCACATGGAAGTCGTGGGAAGCCATAGTCAGACGCTATGGCCAACTATTGCCGTTGAAATGAAAGCCCTCAAGTTTCCTCCAAGGCCGGAGATATACTGGCGGTGGGCTTTCGAGCAGTGGTGTCAAGAAGCGAGAAAACGTTTCGAAGACGATCCGGATGGGTTGTCCTCGCTGCAGCAGCGTTACATCGATTTTCTGCGGGAACGCAATGAGCTGGAGCAGCAGATGGCAGCAGAAGAGAATGTTTTCGATGCGCTCGAGTTAATCATAAACCACTGTCGAGCCTGTCTGGAGACGCTGAAGGTTGGCAATCCGAAGGTGTACCTCTTCGAAGCACTCGGGGTGGGTACCACGTTGGCCGATAAGATTAATGTGTGCTTTGGGAGTGGAATCGATATCGAGGATCGACTGCCGAAATATGTTTGCGGAGAGTGTGTCGCGAAAGTGGATGTGGCTTACACGCTGAAGATGCAGATAGACCGCACCGATGAGGAGTTGAGAAGTTTGATGGCGGAATACAACAGGAAGTCGAACGCTGAACAGCGAGAAGTCGAAGAGCAAGTTCATATTTTGGAAGAAACCGAACTGCCTATCGATTCGATAGTGGTGATGAGCGAACAGATTCAGTCGGATGAGATCGAGTTTCAAACCGTAGTGGTTGACATGGTAGATGAAAGGGATGGCATGATCTATGATGACGATCGTGAGCAGCAATCAGACTCAAGATCGGTCGACAAAGATGAAGAATGCTCCGAAATTATGGCTGAAGGGCAAGATTATTCCGGGGAACAGGAAGAAGTAGTTATAGCCATTAAAGAAGAGGATCATAA ATTCTCCACGGATGATTCGTCCGATTATCCGGCCAAGTCAAGTAGAAAGTCACGTAACAAAATTGTGCCTGAGATTGATAAGAAATTTTACCGTTGCAATCTATGCCGGACCATCCTGCGAACCAGCGATCTTTGGCGGGCACACATGGATAGGCATGCGTCGGAGAAGGAACACGTTTGCTCCACCTGCTCGAAACAGTTCCGATCGGCATCCACCCTCAAAGTTCACCAGAGGACACATACCAACGAGCGGCCTTATGTTTGTGAC ATTTGTAACAAAAGTTTTGCACAGAATACGAATCTAGTCTACCACTTGAAAGTTCACCAGAATATCCGTGACTTTCCGTGCGATCAGTGTCCCTACCGGGCGCGCAGTCAGAACGATCTAAATTTGCACCAGCGCAAGCACACGGGTGTGCGTCCTTACACGTGTGGCGTATGTCAGTGCTCCTTCACGACTTCGAGCAACTTGAATAAGCATGCTAAACGGCGACACATGGGCGAAAGAAAATATAAG TGCGAAGAATGCGGCAAAACGTTTACCACCAAAGAAACCGTGCAGAAACATATGGTCACACACAATGGGACCAAGCCGTATTCGTGTCCGGAGTGTAAGGTGCCGTACAGTTGGTATAACGGTCTGCAGAAACATATGAAGCTGATCCATCCCGGAGCTCACATTCCCACCGAAAAGACATTGATAGACGAATACAATGAGGCGCAGAAGCGGGTGGATATCGATGCGAAAGTTGAATAA
- the LOC129773489 gene encoding zinc finger protein 92-like isoform X1, translating into MSSIKTFLEVQRLEADSAKSDDVLSDYTSVRLQILLKYLRINPELLRDPVSFPRTLHFIGNDLARSGLSQSSEEVYTALEHWKERIFNSDQASLTIPPDRELKRLLLAIESRLTHSQITLILQHMEVVGSHSQTLWPTIAVEMKALKFPPRPEIYWRWAFEQWCQEARKRFEDDPDGLSSLQQRYIDFLRERNELEQQMAAEENVFDALELIINHCRACLETLKVGNPKVYLFEALGVGTTLADKINVCFGSGIDIEDRLPKYVCGECVAKVDVAYTLKMQIDRTDEELRSLMAEYNRKSNAEQREVEEQVHILEETELPIDSIVVMSEQIQSDEIEFQTVVVDMVDERDGMIYDDDREQQSDSRSVDKDEECSEIMAEGQDYSGEQEEVVIAIKEEDHKFSTDDSSDYPAKSSRKSRNKIVPEIDKKFYRCNLCRTILRTSDLWRAHMDRHASEKEHVCSTCSKQFRSASTLKVHQRTHTNERPYVCDVCGKAFRTYSQIKAHGHVHRPHDRPVKCEHCPYTTSTKSSLIIHQRSHVATKPYVCTVCNAGFGTSSNMHKHVRSMHEKLKPFKCEECGKTFTTKETVQKHMVTHNGTKPYSCPECKVPYSWYNGLQKHMKLIHPGAHIPTEKTLIDEYNEAQKRVDIDAKVE; encoded by the exons ATGAGTAGCATTAAAACGTTTTTGGAAGTGCAACGATTGGAGGCAGATTCTGCTAAG AGTGATGATGTTTTATCAGACTATACATCGGTGCGCCTCCAAATACTCCTCAAATACTTACGAATCAATCCAGAGTTATTGAGAGATCCGGTATCCTTCCCGCGAACGCTACATTTTATTGGTAATGATTTAGCCCGAAGTGGTTTAAGTCAATCAAGTGAAGAAGTTTATACAGCACTGGAACATTGGAAGGAACGCATATTCAACTCCGACCAAGCTAGCTTAACGATCCCGCCGGATCGGGAACTAAAACGACTCCTATTGGCAATTGAATCTCGTTTAACCCACAGCCAGATAACACTCATCCTGCAGCACATGGAAGTCGTGGGAAGCCATAGTCAGACGCTATGGCCAACTATTGCCGTTGAAATGAAAGCCCTCAAGTTTCCTCCAAGGCCGGAGATATACTGGCGGTGGGCTTTCGAGCAGTGGTGTCAAGAAGCGAGAAAACGTTTCGAAGACGATCCGGATGGGTTGTCCTCGCTGCAGCAGCGTTACATCGATTTTCTGCGGGAACGCAATGAGCTGGAGCAGCAGATGGCAGCAGAAGAGAATGTTTTCGATGCGCTCGAGTTAATCATAAACCACTGTCGAGCCTGTCTGGAGACGCTGAAGGTTGGCAATCCGAAGGTGTACCTCTTCGAAGCACTCGGGGTGGGTACCACGTTGGCCGATAAGATTAATGTGTGCTTTGGGAGTGGAATCGATATCGAGGATCGACTGCCGAAATATGTTTGCGGAGAGTGTGTCGCGAAAGTGGATGTGGCTTACACGCTGAAGATGCAGATAGACCGCACCGATGAGGAGTTGAGAAGTTTGATGGCGGAATACAACAGGAAGTCGAACGCTGAACAGCGAGAAGTCGAAGAGCAAGTTCATATTTTGGAAGAAACCGAACTGCCTATCGATTCGATAGTGGTGATGAGCGAACAGATTCAGTCGGATGAGATCGAGTTTCAAACCGTAGTGGTTGACATGGTAGATGAAAGGGATGGCATGATCTATGATGACGATCGTGAGCAGCAATCAGACTCAAGATCGGTCGACAAAGATGAAGAATGCTCCGAAATTATGGCTGAAGGGCAAGATTATTCCGGGGAACAGGAAGAAGTAGTTATAGCCATTAAAGAAGAGGATCATAA ATTCTCCACGGATGATTCGTCCGATTATCCGGCCAAGTCAAGTAGAAAGTCACGTAACAAAATTGTGCCTGAGATTGATAAGAAATTTTACCGTTGCAATCTATGCCGGACCATCCTGCGAACCAGCGATCTTTGGCGGGCACACATGGATAGGCATGCGTCGGAGAAGGAACACGTTTGCTCCACCTGCTCGAAACAGTTCCGATCGGCATCCACCCTCAAAGTTCACCAGAGGACACATACCAACGAGCGGCCTTATGTTTGTGAC GTATGTGGAAAAGCTTTTCGAACATATAGCCAAATCAAAGCACACGGACACGTACACAGACCACACGACCGACCGGTCAAGTGTGAACACTGTCCGTACACTACATCAACCAAATCTTCACTCATTATCCATCAAAGGTCCCACGTGGCAACGAAGCCGTACGTTTGTACGGTTTGCAATGCCGGTTTTGGAACTTCTAGTAATATGCACAAGCATGTTCGAAGTATGCATGAAAAGCTTAAACCCTTCAAG TGCGAAGAATGCGGCAAAACGTTTACCACCAAAGAAACCGTGCAGAAACATATGGTCACACACAATGGGACCAAGCCGTATTCGTGTCCGGAGTGTAAGGTGCCGTACAGTTGGTATAACGGTCTGCAGAAACATATGAAGCTGATCCATCCCGGAGCTCACATTCCCACCGAAAAGACATTGATAGACGAATACAATGAGGCGCAGAAGCGGGTGGATATCGATGCGAAAGTTGAATAA
- the LOC129773499 gene encoding uncharacterized protein LOC129773499: MVTTRLDSVTQRGWEEFSATQEQDTLQDLLDFLQRRLQVLDSLPTKAAKETVQHQQQSQTRSKPSIARSSYNAVQISGVRCVICAAEHILYQCVVFQRMSVSEREKILHTNNLCRNCLKPHHRARICPSKYSCRNCKGRHHTLVCFKEGKGLQPRVEVSPRSTKQNNLEGKRGPSTRTSSQVVNLAANEVAQVGRNRPYSTQVLLATAVVVVEDDDGNRFSARALLDSGSESNFLSERLSKRLKVDRDRVDFPVQGIDTILTTVKQRVKATICSRAKGFSRKMGFLVLPTLTAKLPTTAINTSGWSIPENIQLADPLFAESFAIDIIIGMESFFDLFESGRKMTPGEGKPTLHESVFGWVVCGGMANPNMDKRRTCSVATQYTSTIKRSSDWKWHGKEATNEYVSYELGEANAIAYWHDAAMTNNSCRLKNSMTSTVGENLRFF; the protein is encoded by the coding sequence ATGGTCACAACACGTCTTGATTCGGTAACCCAGAGAGGCTGGGAGGAGTTTTCAGCGACTCAGGAGCAAGATACTCTTCAAGATTTACTCGATTTTCTTCAGCGGCGGTTACAAGTACTGGATTCTTTGCCAACAAAGGCAGCTAAGGAGACAGTTCAACACCAGCAACAATCTCAAACCAGGTCAAAACCTTCAATAGCTCGGAGCAGCTACAATGCGGTACAAATTTCTGGGGTCCGATGTGTAATTTGTGCAGCAGAGCATATCCTCTACCAATGTGTGGTTTTTCAACGGATGTCGGTATCGGAAAGAGAGAAGATTTTGCACACCAACAATCTTTGTCGCAATTGTCTCAAGCCTCATCATCGAGCAAGGATTTGTCCGTCGAAGTATTCGTGTCGGAATTGTAAAGGTCGTCACCACACCTTAGTCTGCTTCAAAGAGGGAAAGGGTCTTCAGCCACGGGTCGAAGTATCACCCAGAAGtaccaaacaaaataatttggAAGGAAAACGAGGTCCATCTACACGTACGTCATCGCAAGTGGTTAACTTAGCGGCCAATGAGGTGGCCCAGGTTGGAAGGAATAGGCCATACTCGACGCAGGTTCTTTTGGCAACTGCCGTGGTGGTGGTTGAAGACGACGACGGTAATCGGTTTTCAGCCCGTGCGCTCTTAGATTCTGGATCGGAAAGCAACTTTCTTTCAGAGCGATTGAGCAAGAGGTTGAAGGTGGATCGGGATAGAGTGGACTTTCCCGTTCAAGGAATCGATACAATATTAACGACGGTCAAGCAAAGGGTTAAAGCAACGATTTGTTCACGAGCGAAAGGTTTCTCGCGAAAAATGGGTTTTTTGGTACTTCCGACGTTGACAGCAAAGCTTCCAACAACCGCGATCAACACTTCTGGATGGTCGATTCCAGAGAATATTCAACTCGCTGATCCGTTATTCGCCGAATCATTCGCAATCGACATAATAATTGGAATGGAATCctttttcgatcttttcgaaTCTGGTCGAAAGATGACTCCAGGAGAAGGCAAACCAACACTCCACGAATCGGTATTTGGTTGGGTGGTATGCGGAGGTATGGCGAACCCAAATATGGACAAAAGGAGGACCTGCAGCGTAGCAACACAGTATACATCTACAATTAAAAGGAGTTCGGATTGGAAATGGCATGGAAAAGAGGCAACAAACGAATACGTGAGCTATGAACTGGGAGAGGCAAATGCGATTGCGTATTGGCACGATGCTGCAATGACCAACAACAGCTGCAGGTTGAAAAATTCGATGACATCGACGGTGGGTGAGAACTTGAGATTTTTCTAA